From the Nodularia sp. NIES-3585 genome, one window contains:
- the chlG gene encoding chlorophyll synthase ChlG — MSESTPINPNSQPAEAIDSVTPKEEITAVADRSAKARQLLGMKGAAPGEKSIWKIRLQLMKPITWIPLIWGVVCGAASSGNYTWTLENVLMSAACMLLSGPLLAGYTQTLNEYYDREIDAVNEPYRPIPSGAIPLPQVITQIWVLLISGNLLAVALDVWAGNEYPTITTIAILGSFIAYIYSAPPLKLKQNGWLGGYALGASYMAFPWCTGHALFGELNWKIVVITVVYSLAGLGIAIVNDFKSVEGDRQFGLKSLPVMFGVTRAAWVCAAMIDVFQAVIAVYLITIHENLYAAILLLLIIPQITFQDMYFLRDPLKNDVKYQASAQPFLVLGMLVAGIALGHAGV; from the coding sequence ATGTCAGAATCAACCCCAATTAACCCTAATTCCCAGCCAGCAGAGGCGATAGATTCAGTGACACCTAAGGAGGAAATTACAGCAGTTGCTGACCGCAGCGCCAAGGCTCGGCAGTTATTAGGCATGAAAGGCGCAGCACCAGGAGAAAAATCTATCTGGAAAATCCGCCTACAACTGATGAAACCTATCACCTGGATTCCCTTGATTTGGGGTGTAGTCTGTGGTGCGGCTTCTTCGGGTAACTATACTTGGACACTAGAAAATGTCTTGATGTCGGCGGCTTGTATGTTGCTTTCTGGGCCTTTACTCGCCGGTTATACGCAAACCTTAAATGAATATTATGACCGTGAAATTGATGCGGTGAATGAACCCTACCGCCCCATTCCCTCTGGTGCAATTCCATTACCTCAAGTAATTACCCAAATTTGGGTATTGTTAATTTCCGGAAATCTTCTGGCTGTTGCACTTGATGTTTGGGCTGGTAATGAATATCCGACGATTACAACTATAGCTATTCTGGGTTCGTTTATTGCTTACATTTATTCTGCACCACCATTAAAGCTTAAACAAAACGGTTGGTTGGGCGGCTATGCCCTTGGTGCTAGCTATATGGCTTTTCCTTGGTGTACAGGTCATGCCTTATTTGGCGAACTCAATTGGAAAATTGTTGTAATCACCGTGGTTTATAGCTTGGCTGGGTTGGGTATTGCCATTGTGAATGATTTTAAGAGTGTAGAAGGCGATCGCCAGTTCGGATTAAAATCATTACCTGTGATGTTTGGTGTCACCAGAGCTGCTTGGGTATGTGCAGCGATGATTGATGTCTTTCAAGCTGTGATTGCAGTTTATCTGATCACTATTCATGAAAACTTGTATGCCGCAATTTTGCTGCTGTTAATCATCCCGCAAATCACCTTCCAGGATATGTATTTCCTGCGTGACCCCCTGAAAAATGATGTCAAATACCAAGCCAGCGCCCAACCGTTCCTAGTCTTAGGAATGCTCGTAGCTGGTATAGCCCTCGGTCATGCTGGCGTTTAA
- a CDS encoding ArsA family ATPase, with product MSLILTFLGKGGVARTKIAIAAAKLLASQGKRVLLAGLAEPVLPILLDQTLTADPQEIAPNLQVVQFQSSVLLERNWEEVKKLEAQYLRTPIFKDVYGQELVVLPGMDSALALNAIREYDASGKYDAIIYDGTGDSLTLRMLGMPESLSWYIRRFQQLFVNSDLGKTIAESPLIQPLISSFFNVNWTADNFALPTNQVNGFLDKGKAALADPHRVAAFLVSTADPLEVASSRYLWGSAQQIGLTVGGVILVSPEPNVNLCEEFTPLTVSVVPDAPTGEWQPLIDALPNFAEQALQAPKPIEIDIHNRQVRLFLPGFDKKQVKLTQYGPEVTVEAGDQRRNLFLPPALTGRQVTGAKFQNNYLIISF from the coding sequence ATGTCCCTGATATTGACATTTTTGGGCAAAGGCGGTGTAGCGCGGACTAAAATTGCGATCGCCGCCGCCAAGTTATTGGCAAGCCAAGGTAAGCGTGTACTTCTAGCAGGTCTGGCAGAACCAGTTTTACCCATTTTACTGGATCAGACCTTGACTGCTGACCCCCAGGAAATTGCTCCAAATTTACAAGTTGTGCAGTTTCAATCATCTGTGTTGCTAGAACGCAACTGGGAAGAAGTGAAAAAACTGGAGGCGCAATACCTCCGCACGCCCATCTTCAAAGATGTTTATGGTCAAGAACTGGTAGTGTTACCAGGGATGGACAGCGCCCTGGCCTTGAATGCGATCCGCGAATATGATGCTAGTGGCAAATATGACGCGATTATCTACGATGGCACAGGTGATTCCTTGACCCTGCGAATGTTGGGGATGCCAGAATCTCTGAGTTGGTATATACGGCGATTTCAGCAATTATTTGTCAACTCTGATTTGGGAAAGACTATTGCGGAATCGCCTTTAATTCAGCCGCTAATTAGCAGCTTTTTTAATGTCAACTGGACAGCAGATAACTTTGCTCTCCCCACCAACCAAGTGAATGGTTTTTTAGATAAAGGAAAAGCAGCCCTTGCTGACCCCCATCGCGTTGCTGCCTTCTTGGTGAGTACAGCAGACCCCCTAGAAGTGGCAAGTTCCCGTTATTTGTGGGGTAGCGCTCAACAAATCGGTTTAACCGTTGGTGGTGTAATTCTGGTATCACCTGAGCCAAACGTCAACCTTTGTGAAGAATTTACACCTCTGACTGTGAGCGTTGTTCCCGATGCTCCCACAGGTGAATGGCAACCTTTGATAGATGCTCTACCCAACTTTGCGGAACAAGCATTACAGGCTCCCAAACCGATAGAAATCGACATCCACAACCGTCAAGTCCGCTTATTCTTGCCAGGATTTGACAAAAAGCAAGTCAAACTTACCCAATATGGACCTGAAGTCACAGTAGAAGCAGGAGATCAGCGGCGTAATCTCTTTCTACCTCCAGCCCTAACTGGCAGACAGGTGACTGGAGCCAAATTTCAGAATAATTATTTGATAATTTCTTTTTAA
- a CDS encoding Uma2 family endonuclease: MFVTAQQLEQQMPDATRLLSDEPEMESSLHYMQLLLLVTCLEWLWRDRNDFFIGANLTIYFSRQQLRNRDFRGPDFFLVKDTEKRPRTSWVVWEEDGRYPDLIIELLSESTANVDRNLKKSLYENRFHTPEYFWFSPESLEFVGFELVGNKYQEITPNEQGWRWSEVLGLYLGIQNSKLRYFTPDGVLVPTPEEAAMAVQQMALEAQQQALEVKSQLQAEQMRSQQLAEHLRSLGVDPDSLLS, from the coding sequence ATGTTTGTCACAGCGCAACAGCTAGAACAACAAATGCCCGATGCAACTCGGTTGTTAAGTGATGAGCCGGAAATGGAAAGTTCTTTGCATTATATGCAGCTACTGCTGTTAGTAACTTGTTTAGAATGGTTGTGGCGCGATCGCAATGATTTCTTTATCGGCGCAAATCTGACGATTTATTTTAGCCGTCAGCAGTTACGCAATCGAGATTTTCGTGGGCCGGACTTTTTTTTGGTGAAGGACACTGAAAAACGCCCCCGCACGTCTTGGGTGGTTTGGGAAGAAGATGGTCGTTATCCTGATTTGATTATTGAGCTACTTTCGGAGAGTACAGCTAATGTTGACCGAAATTTAAAGAAAAGTTTGTATGAAAATCGATTTCATACCCCTGAGTATTTTTGGTTTTCGCCGGAAAGCTTAGAATTTGTCGGATTTGAATTAGTAGGCAATAAATATCAGGAAATTACACCAAATGAGCAGGGATGGCGCTGGAGTGAAGTCCTGGGTCTGTATTTGGGTATCCAAAATAGTAAATTACGCTACTTTACACCTGATGGTGTTTTAGTGCCGACACCAGAGGAAGCTGCTATGGCAGTACAGCAGATGGCATTGGAGGCGCAACAACAGGCATTGGAGGTAAAATCACAGTTACAAGCGGAACAAATGCGATCGCAACAATTGGCAGAACACTTGCGATCTTTAGGAGTTGACCCAGATAGTTTGCTTAGTTAG
- a CDS encoding DUF2862 domain-containing protein, giving the protein MEIGQKVKVFRLRDRVSASIAKKLGQIGIIQGYKVTDGCGIGVVVLFDDNSSTWFFEDEIKLV; this is encoded by the coding sequence ATGGAAATCGGACAAAAGGTTAAAGTTTTTCGTCTGCGCGATCGCGTATCTGCTTCTATTGCGAAAAAACTCGGACAAATAGGCATTATTCAAGGCTACAAGGTCACGGATGGCTGTGGAATCGGTGTGGTGGTATTGTTTGACGATAATTCTTCCACTTGGTTTTTTGAAGATGAAATCAAACTTGTGTAA
- a CDS encoding Uma2 family endonuclease, with amino-acid sequence MTTTINLADPNIEYPSADGEPVAETYIHLYAILTTLEVLKQYLAGRQATVLANQFLYYAQGFPRLRVAPDVMVIFDVQPGGRDNYKVWEEGQVPQVVFEMTSKGTQKQDQEQKKLLYEQLGILEYWLFDPKGEWINEKLQGYRLQDEIYHPVTDGLSQPLGLRLEVEGELLRFYRLDTGAKLLIPTELAELAEQQRQRAERLAEHLRSLGVDPDTLT; translated from the coding sequence ATGACTACCACCATCAATTTAGCAGATCCAAATATTGAATATCCTAGTGCTGATGGAGAACCTGTGGCAGAAACCTATATACATCTCTATGCAATTCTAACTACATTAGAAGTATTAAAACAATACTTAGCAGGTAGACAGGCGACGGTATTAGCAAACCAATTTCTCTATTATGCTCAGGGTTTTCCCCGATTAAGAGTTGCACCAGATGTTATGGTGATTTTTGATGTCCAACCTGGGGGTAGAGATAACTATAAAGTCTGGGAAGAAGGTCAAGTGCCGCAAGTTGTATTTGAGATGACCAGTAAAGGTACTCAAAAGCAGGATCAAGAACAAAAGAAACTATTGTATGAACAATTGGGTATTTTAGAATACTGGTTATTTGACCCCAAAGGCGAATGGATTAACGAAAAATTACAGGGTTATCGTTTACAGGATGAAATTTATCACCCAGTTACAGACGGTTTATCTCAGCCTTTGGGATTGCGCCTCGAAGTCGAAGGGGAACTTTTGCGATTTTATCGCTTAGATACCGGGGCAAAATTACTGATTCCCACAGAACTGGCAGAATTGGCAGAACAACAACGACAACGGGCTGAACGACTAGCGGAACATTTGCGTTCTTTAGGAGTTGACCCAGATACTCTAACTTAA
- a CDS encoding aldo/keto reductase: MENITLGKNGPSVTPLCIGTWAWGDKLFWNYGDGYGPEQLEAAFTAALEAGINFFDTAEIYGFGLSEELLGQFMQKAQQPVQMATKFGPLPWRFTGESVSEALTESLKRLQVERVELYQVHWPYTFFLSQETLMNTLADEVKQGRIGSVGVSNYSAIQMREVQQILAARGVPLAVNQVRYSLLTRQIESNGILATARELGVTILAYSPLAQGLLTGKYTPDRSETPGGARKIDPRFSKEGLQKIAPVISLLNSLGEKYDRTPAQVALNWLIAQPNVIPIAGVKTAQHVKQNAGALGWRLSSDEIGQLEQVSRPWLN, encoded by the coding sequence GTGGAAAATATCACATTAGGAAAAAATGGCCCCAGTGTTACACCCCTTTGTATTGGAACTTGGGCTTGGGGTGACAAACTTTTTTGGAATTATGGCGATGGCTATGGACCAGAACAGTTAGAAGCCGCTTTTACAGCCGCATTAGAGGCTGGGATAAATTTCTTTGATACTGCCGAAATTTATGGTTTTGGACTCTCAGAAGAATTATTAGGGCAATTTATGCAAAAAGCCCAACAACCTGTACAAATGGCGACGAAATTTGGCCCTTTACCTTGGCGGTTTACAGGTGAATCTGTTTCGGAGGCTTTAACTGAGAGTCTCAAACGCCTACAAGTAGAGCGAGTTGAACTGTATCAAGTGCATTGGCCGTACACCTTCTTTTTAAGTCAAGAAACTTTGATGAATACCCTAGCAGATGAAGTGAAGCAGGGTAGAATCGGTTCAGTCGGCGTGAGTAATTATTCAGCCATTCAAATGCGAGAGGTGCAGCAAATATTGGCTGCGCGTGGAGTACCTTTAGCTGTGAACCAAGTCCGCTATTCGTTGCTAACGCGTCAGATTGAAAGTAACGGGATTTTAGCAACGGCTCGTGAGTTGGGTGTAACTATTTTGGCTTATAGTCCCTTAGCTCAGGGATTACTCACCGGTAAATATACACCTGATCGTAGTGAAACCCCCGGTGGTGCGAGGAAGATAGACCCGCGATTTAGCAAAGAAGGGTTACAAAAAATTGCCCCAGTAATTTCTTTACTCAATAGTTTGGGGGAAAAGTACGATCGCACTCCTGCCCAAGTAGCCCTCAATTGGTTAATTGCTCAACCAAATGTGATTCCTATTGCTGGGGTAAAAACTGCCCAACACGTAAAACAAAATGCAGGCGCTTTGGGCTGGAGATTAAGCAGCGATGAAATTGGGCAACTAGAACAAGTCAGTCGTCCTTGGCTGAATTAA
- a CDS encoding inositol monophosphatase family protein, translating into MNDFWTTILDFAETTTTRVGKQLMQDFGKVQADQKADGSLVTRADKWADQEIRDAITARFGGHGILSEESDKVFPGTDWCWVIDPLDGTTNFTRGLPIWSISLGLLYKGTPIFGYVYVPPLAQAFHGFWAGDSGLTTPSGAFLNQHPIHSSSDAVSKNHFFNLCSRSTSVIQTGFPCKIRMLGVASYNFLTVATGATLGGIEATPKVWDIAGAWVIVQAAGGIWTPLKEEPFPLSSGEDYSDRSFPTLVVSSPEIVPVFTPFLKYLNL; encoded by the coding sequence ATGAATGATTTTTGGACAACAATTCTCGACTTTGCCGAAACCACCACAACCAGAGTGGGAAAGCAACTGATGCAAGATTTTGGTAAAGTGCAGGCTGACCAAAAAGCTGACGGTAGTTTAGTCACACGAGCCGACAAGTGGGCAGACCAGGAAATTCGGGATGCTATCACTGCTCGTTTTGGTGGTCATGGCATTTTGAGCGAAGAAAGTGACAAAGTTTTTCCGGGTACTGACTGGTGCTGGGTAATCGACCCTCTCGATGGCACTACAAACTTTACTAGGGGTCTTCCGATTTGGTCAATTTCTCTGGGATTGCTATATAAAGGCACGCCCATTTTTGGTTATGTTTACGTTCCACCCTTAGCGCAAGCTTTTCACGGTTTCTGGGCGGGTGACTCTGGATTGACAACACCATCAGGGGCATTTCTCAACCAACACCCTATTCATAGTAGTAGTGATGCTGTGAGTAAAAATCACTTTTTTAACCTCTGTTCCCGTAGCACCTCAGTTATTCAAACAGGCTTTCCCTGCAAAATTCGGATGCTGGGTGTGGCTAGCTATAATTTTCTCACAGTTGCTACAGGAGCTACACTAGGTGGCATTGAAGCCACACCTAAAGTTTGGGACATCGCTGGGGCTTGGGTAATTGTTCAGGCTGCTGGTGGTATTTGGACACCTCTGAAGGAAGAGCCATTTCCTTTGTCATCAGGAGAAGATTATAGCGATCGCTCTTTTCCCACCCTGGTTGTCAGTAGCCCGGAAATAGTGCCAGTATTTACGCCATTTCTCAAATATTTAAATCTGTAA
- a CDS encoding BCD family MFS transporter, producing MASGDVFDAQTNSQSVPKVNLLTMFRLGLFQMGLGIMSILTLGVLNRIMIKELALPATLVAGTIAMHQLVAPARLWFGQMSDAKPFLGYHRTGYVCLGAAVFVTTSFLAVQATWQLGASFYSQGWTLQTYGWIALLAGIFAFYGLALSSSSTPFAALLVDVSDEDNRSQLVGVVWSMLMVGIVIGAIISSRLLPVETTGQELLGTTLTSVYSQPEQLAALQNSINRLFLVLPAVVFGLCVLSTYQIEKKYSRYGLRSTAVEREDKITLQKAVKVLTASRQTGLFFSFLLVMTISLFMQEPVMEPYGGEVFGMSVAETTRLNAYWGVGTLFGLGSTGFLVVPRIGKQKTTKLGCFLVAFSLVLVILSGFTANQQLLRSALFCFGLASGVTTTGAISLMLDLTAAETAGTFIGAWGLAQAISRGVATVSGGAILDLGKQIFPEVVMAYSLVFATQALGMLLAVGFLSRVNVKEFQRNAKQAIAAVLESDLD from the coding sequence ATGGCAAGTGGTGACGTATTTGATGCTCAAACAAACTCCCAGTCTGTACCCAAAGTCAATCTGTTGACTATGTTTCGGTTAGGCTTATTTCAGATGGGATTAGGTATCATGTCGATTCTGACTCTGGGCGTGCTGAATCGGATTATGATTAAAGAATTAGCACTTCCAGCGACGCTGGTAGCCGGAACTATCGCCATGCACCAATTGGTTGCACCTGCAAGGCTATGGTTTGGTCAAATGTCTGATGCTAAACCGTTTCTGGGATATCATCGCACCGGTTACGTTTGCCTGGGTGCGGCTGTATTTGTGACTACATCCTTTTTAGCCGTACAAGCAACTTGGCAATTAGGGGCTAGTTTTTATTCCCAGGGTTGGACACTGCAAACCTATGGCTGGATTGCTTTACTAGCAGGGATTTTTGCCTTCTATGGATTGGCATTGAGTTCTAGTTCTACTCCTTTTGCTGCTTTGCTAGTCGATGTTTCTGATGAAGATAACCGTTCTCAATTAGTTGGTGTCGTCTGGTCAATGTTAATGGTGGGCATTGTTATTGGTGCAATCATCAGTTCGCGGTTATTACCAGTGGAGACAACTGGACAGGAACTGCTAGGAACAACATTAACATCTGTTTACAGTCAGCCTGAACAGTTAGCAGCACTGCAAAACTCGATTAATCGCCTATTTTTAGTCCTCCCAGCCGTGGTTTTTGGGCTATGTGTACTATCCACATATCAGATAGAAAAAAAATATTCTCGCTATGGTTTACGCTCCACGGCTGTAGAACGAGAAGACAAAATTACGTTGCAAAAAGCTGTCAAGGTTCTAACTGCTAGCCGCCAAACCGGTTTATTTTTTAGCTTTTTGTTGGTGATGACCATCAGCTTGTTTATGCAAGAACCTGTGATGGAACCATACGGTGGTGAAGTATTTGGAATGTCTGTGGCAGAAACTACTCGGCTGAATGCTTATTGGGGAGTAGGGACACTATTTGGTCTAGGTTCCACAGGATTTTTAGTTGTGCCACGGATCGGTAAACAAAAAACTACCAAATTGGGCTGTTTTTTGGTGGCATTTTCCTTAGTATTGGTGATTTTATCGGGATTCACTGCCAATCAACAACTGCTGAGGAGCGCGTTATTTTGTTTTGGTTTAGCATCTGGTGTAACCACCACGGGGGCGATCAGCTTAATGCTAGATTTGACCGCAGCAGAAACGGCTGGGACATTTATCGGGGCTTGGGGTTTAGCACAAGCAATTTCGCGGGGTGTGGCTACTGTTAGTGGCGGCGCAATATTGGATTTGGGAAAACAGATTTTCCCAGAAGTAGTCATGGCGTATAGTTTAGTGTTTGCTACCCAAGCACTGGGAATGTTGCTGGCTGTTGGGTTCCTCAGTCGAGTCAACGTGAAGGAATTTCAAAGGAATGCCAAACAAGCGATCGCTGCTGTTTTAGAAAGTGATTTAGACTAA
- a CDS encoding cupin domain-containing protein → MLVQKLNDCQEFIAGDNTILRELLHPDKQPLALRYSLAHATLPVGKTSQPHSLTTSEVYYILNGQGEMHIDDETQIVEPGDAVYIPPNTRQFIRNSGSEPLVFICMVDPAWRKEDETVYSL, encoded by the coding sequence ATGCTAGTTCAAAAGCTTAACGACTGTCAAGAATTTATCGCTGGAGATAATACCATTCTACGGGAACTACTACATCCCGATAAACAGCCCCTGGCATTACGCTATAGTCTGGCTCATGCAACTTTACCAGTGGGGAAAACCTCTCAACCCCACTCACTGACTACCTCAGAAGTTTATTACATTCTGAATGGACAGGGAGAAATGCATATTGACGATGAAACTCAGATAGTTGAACCAGGAGACGCAGTGTATATTCCCCCCAATACACGGCAATTTATTCGCAATTCTGGTAGCGAACCTTTGGTATTTATTTGTATGGTTGATCCAGCATGGCGTAAAGAAGATGAAACAGTTTATTCACTTTGA
- a CDS encoding ABC transporter permease, translated as MQNAVSKIGKLRRILPIDQQLWAKFDLLRTLVRRDLEARYKGSVLGNLWPLVNQLSQLLIYTYVFSVVLRVKLTLTSLPENNFTFGLWLFAGLLPWIAFSGGLMQSASSVVGQPNLVKKVVFPLALLPLVPILSTFIESSLGLMALILFVAVQAHTLHPTLALLPLVWLTQLLLTAGLGYLAAGLTVFLRDVPQTLGVTLNIWMYLTPIIYPASAIPEAWRNWVFWLNPLTAIAEVYRDLILVGDVQHWGEWGVASAIALMIFCFGFTVYQRLRPAFADVL; from the coding sequence ATGCAAAATGCTGTAAGTAAGATAGGAAAGCTGAGGCGAATACTGCCAATAGACCAGCAATTGTGGGCTAAGTTTGATTTATTGAGAACTTTAGTGCGGCGGGATTTAGAGGCGCGGTATAAAGGTTCTGTTTTGGGCAATTTGTGGCCTTTAGTAAATCAGCTTTCACAACTACTCATTTATACTTATGTGTTTTCCGTTGTGTTAAGAGTAAAGCTAACTCTCACAAGTTTGCCAGAAAATAATTTCACTTTTGGATTGTGGTTATTTGCTGGTTTGCTTCCCTGGATTGCTTTTTCAGGTGGACTAATGCAATCTGCTAGTTCGGTGGTAGGACAGCCCAATTTGGTCAAGAAGGTAGTATTTCCCCTGGCTTTGTTACCCTTGGTGCCAATTTTATCGACATTCATTGAAAGTTCTTTGGGTTTAATGGCGTTGATTTTATTTGTGGCAGTACAAGCTCATACTTTACATCCTACGTTGGCGCTGTTACCCTTAGTCTGGTTAACACAATTATTGTTAACAGCTGGTTTGGGTTATTTGGCGGCGGGATTAACGGTTTTTTTGCGTGATGTTCCGCAGACACTGGGAGTAACTTTAAATATTTGGATGTATTTAACACCAATTATTTATCCTGCCTCAGCAATTCCCGAAGCATGGCGAAATTGGGTATTTTGGTTAAATCCGTTGACTGCGATCGCGGAGGTTTATCGTGATTTAATTTTAGTAGGGGATGTGCAGCATTGGGGAGAATGGGGAGTTGCAAGTGCGATCGCCTTGATGATATTTTGTTTTGGTTTTACCGTTTATCAGCGTTTGCGTCCGGCTTTTGCTGATGTTTTATAG
- a CDS encoding DEAD/DEAH box helicase codes for MTLSFQELGISQKRVEQLENIGFTTPTNIQTQAIPQLLAGRDVVGQSQTGTGKTAAFSLPILEQMDVNHKAVQALVLAPTRELAIQVHDAINQFVGDEGLRILAIYGGQSIERQMMQLKRGVHMVVGTPGRMIDLLDRGCLKLDQVKWFVLDEADEMLSMGFIDDVIKILSQAPKERQTALFSATMPPSIRMIVNKFLRNPATVTVEQPKASPNKINQVAYLIPRHWTKAKALQPILEMEDPETALIFVRTRRTAAELTNLLQGAGHSVDEYHGDLSQQARERLLNRFRNRQVRWVVATDIAARGLDVDLLSHVINFDLPDSAETYVHRIGRTGRAGKEGTAISLVQPFERRKQQAFERHNRQNWQLLTIPTRAQIEARHIKKLQEQVKEALTGERLASFLPIVSELIEEYDAHAIAAAALQIAYDQTRPAWLQSGVDPQDDEPSSKPKLAKRRGGESSGDRNRSWNKSDNNGGSPKPKLRTNNRRDTSVSSSNAGRD; via the coding sequence ATGACTCTTTCTTTCCAAGAATTAGGTATTTCACAAAAGCGTGTTGAACAACTAGAAAACATTGGCTTTACCACACCTACTAATATTCAAACTCAAGCCATCCCCCAACTGCTAGCAGGTCGGGATGTTGTGGGTCAATCCCAAACCGGAACAGGCAAAACCGCAGCATTTTCCCTGCCAATTTTAGAGCAGATGGATGTTAATCACAAAGCTGTACAAGCCCTAGTATTAGCCCCAACCCGTGAGTTAGCAATTCAAGTTCACGATGCCATCAACCAATTTGTGGGCGACGAAGGATTGCGGATTCTGGCAATATATGGTGGTCAATCCATTGAACGCCAAATGATGCAACTCAAACGTGGTGTTCACATGGTTGTGGGTACACCAGGACGGATGATTGACTTACTAGATCGGGGCTGTTTGAAGCTCGATCAAGTTAAGTGGTTTGTCTTGGATGAAGCTGATGAAATGTTGAGCATGGGCTTTATTGATGATGTGATCAAAATCCTATCTCAAGCCCCTAAAGAGCGCCAAACAGCTTTATTCTCGGCGACAATGCCACCATCAATTCGCATGATTGTGAACAAATTCTTGCGAAACCCGGCCACAGTCACCGTTGAGCAGCCAAAAGCTTCACCCAACAAAATCAATCAAGTAGCTTATTTGATCCCCCGCCACTGGACAAAAGCCAAAGCATTGCAGCCGATTTTGGAAATGGAAGATCCAGAAACAGCTTTAATCTTTGTGCGTACCAGACGGACAGCCGCAGAACTGACTAATCTACTACAAGGAGCAGGTCACAGTGTGGATGAATACCACGGCGACTTGTCCCAACAGGCGCGGGAGCGATTATTGAATCGATTCCGTAATCGTCAAGTGCGCTGGGTAGTAGCAACTGATATTGCTGCACGGGGGTTAGATGTCGATCTACTATCCCATGTAATTAACTTCGACTTGCCAGATAGTGCCGAAACCTATGTTCACCGCATTGGTCGTACTGGTCGGGCTGGAAAGGAAGGTACTGCAATTTCCTTGGTACAGCCCTTTGAACGCCGCAAACAGCAGGCATTTGAGCGCCATAACCGCCAAAATTGGCAATTGCTGACGATTCCCACACGGGCGCAGATTGAAGCCCGACATATCAAAAAATTGCAAGAACAAGTCAAAGAAGCCTTGACTGGTGAACGTTTAGCTTCATTCTTGCCTATAGTCAGCGAATTGATCGAAGAATATGATGCTCATGCGATCGCTGCTGCTGCATTACAAATTGCTTATGATCAAACTCGCCCCGCTTGGTTGCAATCAGGCGTAGATCCTCAAGATGACGAGCCTTCCTCTAAGCCGAAGTTGGCCAAGCGTCGTGGTGGTGAATCTTCTGGCGACAGAAACCGTTCCTGGAACAAATCAGACAACAATGGAGGTAGTCCGAAGCCCAAGCTACGGACAAATAATCGCCGCGACACTTCTGTGTCATCTTCAAATGCAGGTAGAGACTAA